A window of Argopecten irradians isolate NY chromosome 1, Ai_NY, whole genome shotgun sequence contains these coding sequences:
- the LOC138304887 gene encoding G1/S-specific cyclin-D2-like, whose protein sequence is MNMLMCCETEQLRRAYKDPVLLEDDRVLNNLLITEDRYQPSPTYFKCVQTDIKPYMRKMVAEWMLEVCEEQKCEEEVFPLAMNYLDRFLSVMDIPRNKLQLLGCVCMFLASKLKETNPLTAEKLIVYTDNSVGIEELMDMELIVLNKLKWDLSAVTPHDFLEHVLSRLCMDKEKCDLIKKHAQTFVALCSTDCKFMMYPPSMIAAGSVGAAAHGLLKTNDLNSQLLQRLHEITSIDVDCLRSCQEQIEQTLATNLSSMVQTSEAPMVKVDHSHHHHLEGQPTTPTDVQDIVF, encoded by the exons AAAGATCCAGTGTTACTTGAAGATGATCGTGTTCTCAACAACTTGTTAATAACAGAAGATCGGTACCAACCATCACCAACATACTTCAAATGTGTACAAACAGACATTAAACCTTACATGAGAAAAATGGTCGCTGAATGGatgttagag gTTTGTGAGGAACAGAAATGCGAAGAGGAAGTATTTCCACTGGCAATGAATTATTTGGACAGATTTTTATCAGTAATGGACATTCCCAGGAATAAATTGCAACTTCTTGGATGTGTGTGCATGTTTCTGGCATCAAAATTAAAGGAAACAAATCCACTAACTGCTGAAAAACTCATTGTCTATACGGACAATTCTGTGGGCATCGAGGAATTGATG GATATGGAATTAATAGTTCTTAATAAACTTAAATGGGACCTATCTGCTGTGACACCTCACGATTTTCTGGAACATGTTCTAAGTAGACTTTGTATGGACAAAGAAAAGTGTGACCTGATAAAGAAGCACGCGCAAACATTCGTGGCACTCTGTTCAACTG attgTAAATTCATGATGTACCCACCCTCAATGATAGCAGCTGGTAGTGTTGGGGCTGCAGCCCATGGACTGTTAAAAACCAATGACCTTAACTCACAGTTGTTACAAAGGCTTCACGAGATCACGAGCATTGATGTG GACTGCTTACGGTCTTGCCAAGAACAAATAGAGCAGACGCTAGCAACAAATTTATCCAGTATGGTGCAAACGTCGGAAGCGCCAATGGTTAAAGTTGACCACAGTCACCACCATCATTTGGAGGGCCAACCTACAACACCTACCGACGTCCAAgatattgttttttaa